Proteins from a genomic interval of Antedon mediterranea chromosome 5, ecAntMedi1.1, whole genome shotgun sequence:
- the LOC140050047 gene encoding receptor-type tyrosine-protein phosphatase S-like isoform X1, with amino-acid sequence MCLEPILCSSGFFGGLCNFPCHCKDSADCTRDGRCSNGCHEAWYGPTCSTVLPYRSEPPNIVNQAATTLTFDVTWVLGENYGTGTITNRKLSYRPKSSQMDSFISIIKPDNHLFIVIDNLTPNMQYQFYSQFSRMVDGIEVDGPRSTLGTTNTICSEPLEEPGIELKANEEYHVVLSLKPVSSEYDRIQCNYILRYQVQYSDIDGNIQDVVNISSSTQLEVELSGLSSCTDYVAYARVINNMEIAGNWGENITVQTAPSVPSIKSTTFGNGSLLIKWNTSTCDILDYHVTYHYELSGDGLFQQGNTTKTEVLFDEGIESCIEYTFTVLASYLNGHGTPDTKTFIFGTNCNLSDEKKFRFGLAWISLLVSFIVVVIILMILKRRTISTKETLSSTNQSDLSTLNIDTDYQNLSTKYERNEYAVIHFQNGPVDNPIYTDTELVSQRESGSLYYKSIELSKLHDYVMKRQLSIENGFEKEFKESQQEFDDNKVDIVPGSEKINASYVDGWRTPREFIACEGPTFDSFNDMMRLIWNEKSRIVIMITNLIEGKQQQCKKYWPYLGHSKELGNLLLTNVKETDHKYYVLRNFKIQQVGEDDVIHNVYQYHFTEWSDKSVSSTVPHLLDFIKQFRKTQLNFDTESGPVIVHSSGGGRSGTMIAIAAMLDMSEKESKVDVFNFVRSMRQKCIQTVETKEQYAFIYAVLLEELFCGQTVIPVGDIQKIIQNHKLKTSSIFEYQLRTLNSLFPPPMDCLTSHGHTRQDGNKSQDVLFLTKDCFSTEVNSDDDVNASFIEHCKENCAYIVTRTPLADDTSVDFWRLIFDYKSDVIVQLNEMEDLTSTVYFPNEINQRRTFGEFTVTVKSTHQYEILTKKKIIIEKAKSERRIILYEVHQWPKHEPVPEVDAFVKFIMTIMQRSDVTLSPITVHCRDGVCRSGLFCLVYTVIQEMQDEKVVDVFQTLKALRSTCPTMVDSEVQYNFCYDIALCYMKTYQELK; translated from the exons ATGTGTTTAG aaccTATACTCTGTTCGTCTGGATTTTTTGGtggtttgtgtaattttccATGTCATTGCAAAGATTCGGCAGATTGTACACGAGATGGAAGGTGTTCTAATGGATGCCATGAGGCTTGGTACGGACCAACATGCAGCACAG TATTACCGTATCGTTCTGAACCGCCAAATATTGTAAACCAGGCAGCAACCACTCTAACGTTTGACGTCACTTGGGTTCTTGGTGAAAACTATGGAACAGGAACAATTACAAATCGAAAGTTgtcatataggcctaaatcatcTCAGATGGATTCATTTATATCGATAATTAAACCGGATaaccatttatttattgttattgataaTCTCACTCCAAATATGCAATATCAATTCTACTCTCAATTTTCGAGGATGGTTGATGGTATCGAGGTAGATGGACCAAGAAGTACACTTGGAACAACAAACACAATCTGTTCAG AACCTTTAGAAGAACCTGGGATAGAATTGAAAGCTAATGAAGAATACCACGTCGTCTTAAGTTTAAAG CCAGTTTCTAGTGAATACGATCGAATCCAATGTAACTATATTCTTCGATATCAAGTGCAATACTCGGACATAGATGGAAATATACAAGATGTAGTCAACATATCAAGTAGCACTCAATTAGAAGTTGAACTATCCGGATTGTCAAGCTGTACAGATTATGTCGCATACGCTCGAGTTATTAATAACATGGAGATTGCTGGTAATTGGGGAGAAAATATAACGGTGCAAACAGCGCCATCGG TGCCATCAATAAAAAGCACTACATTTGGAAATGGATCATTGCTTATAAAATGGAATACTTCTACATGTGACATCCTTGACTATCATGTGACCTACCATTATGAACTGTCAGGTGATGGATTATTTCAGCAAGGAAACACTACAAAAACTGAAGTTTTATTTGACGAAGGAATAGAGTCATGTATAGAATATACATTCACAGTACTTGCGTCATACTTAAACGGTCATGGGACACCTGACAcaaagacatttatatttgGAACAAATTGTAACCTGTCAGACGAAAAGAAATTTCGATTCG GTTTAGCATGGATTTCACTGCTTGTTTCATTTATCGTTGTTGTTATTATCTTGATGATTCTTAAACG ACGAACTATCTCGACAAAAGAAACACTTTCTTCAACTAATCAATCGGATTTAAGCACATTAAACATAGATACAGATTATCAAAACTTGTCTACAAAATATGAACGGAATGAATATGCAgttattcattttcaaaatgGTCCTGTTGACAATCCCATCTATACAGATACTGAGCTTGTATCGCAACGGGAATCTGGATCTCTGTATTACAAATCAATTGAGCTATCAAAGTTACATGACTATGTGATGAAGCGCCAATTAAGCATTGAAAATGGTTTTGAGAAAGAATTTAAG GAATCCCAACAGGAGTTTGATGACAACAAGGTTGATATTGTTCCTGGATCGGAAAAAATAAATGCCTCGTATGTAGAT gGATGGCGTACACCACGCGAATTTATTGCATGCGAAG GGCCTACATTTGATTCGTTCAACGATATGATGAGACTGATCTGGAATGAGAAGTCTAGAATTGTCATCATGATTACAAATCTTATTGAAGGAAAACAG CAACAGTGCAAAAAGTATTGGCCATACTTAGGCCATTCTAAAGAGTTGGGAAATCTTCTTTTAACGAACGTTAAAGAAACTGATCACAAATACTATGTCCTCCGAAACTTCAAAATTCAAcag GTTGGAGAAGATGATGTAATCCATAATGTGTATCAGTATCATTTTACTGAATGGTCAGACAAAAGTGTTTCCAGCACAGTCCCGCACCTGCTTGATTTCATCAAACAGTTTAGGAAAACTCAACTGAATTTTGATACAGAAAGTGGACCAGTCATCGTACACAG TTCGGGGGGCGGTAGAAGTGGAACCATGATAGCTATAGCAGCCATGTTGGATATGTCAGAAAAAGAATCGAAAGTAGATGTGTTCAATTTTGTACGAAGCATGAGACAGAAATGTATCCAAACGGTTGAAACAaag GAGCAGTATGCATTTATCTATGCAGTTCTACTTGAAGAGTTGTTCTGTGGGCAGACTGTGATTCCCGTGGGTgacatacaaaaaataatacaaaaccaCAAATTGAAAACTTCTTCAATTTTTGAATACCAACTAagg ACTTTAAACAGCTTGTTTCCACCTCCTATGGATTGTCTTACGTCACATGGACACACACGACAAGATGGAAACAAATCTCAagatgttttgtttt TAACAAAGGATTGCTTCAGTACAGAAGTTAACAGTGATGATGATGTTAACGCTTCGTTTATTGAG CATTGCAAGGAGAATTGTGCTTATATCGTTACGCGGACCCCATTGGCTGATGACACTAGTGTCGATTTCTGGCGTTTGATATTTGACTATAAATCTGACGTCATTGTACAACTAAATGAGATGGAAGATCTGACGAGTACAGTGTACTTCCCAAATGAGATCAACCAAAGAAGGACATTTGGTGAATTTACCGTCACTGTCAAGTCAACGCATCAGTACGAAATTTTGACCAAGAAAAAAATCATTATAGAAAAG gCTAAATCAGAACGACGAATCATTCTGTACGAGGTTCACCAATGGCCAAAACACGAACCTGTTCCCGAAGTTGATGCATTTGTTAAATTCATTATGACAATAATGCAGAGATCAGATGTCACATTATCACCAATCACTGTTCATTGCAG AGACGGTGTTTGTAGATCTGGATTATTCTGCCTAGTTTATACAGTGATTCAGGAAATGCAAGATGAAAAGGTAGTGGATGTATTTCAAACACTTAAAGCACTGCGGTCAACATGTCCTACTATGGTGGACTCCGAG GTCCAGTACAACTTTTGCTACGACATCGCCCTGTGTTATATGAAAACATACCAGGaactaaaataa
- the LOC140050047 gene encoding receptor-type tyrosine-protein phosphatase S-like isoform X2 yields MCLEPILCSSGFFGGLCNFPCHCKDSADCTRDGRCSNGCHEAWYGPTCSTVLPYRSEPPNIVNQAATTLTFDVTWVLGENYGTGTITNRKLSYRPKSSQMDSFISIIKPDNHLFIVIDNLTPNMQYQFYSQFSRMVDGIEVDGPRSTLGTTNTICSEPLEEPGIELKANEEYHVVLSLKPVSSEYDRIQCNYILRYQVQYSDIDGNIQDVVNISSSTQLEVELSGLSSCTDYVAYARVINNMEIAGNWGENITVQTAPSVPSIKSTTFGNGSLLIKWNTSTCDILDYHVTYHYELSGDGLFQQGNTTKTEVLFDEGIESCIEYTFTVLASYLNGHGTPDTKTFIFGTNCNLSDEKKFRFGLAWISLLVSFIVVVIILMILKRRTISTKETLSSTNQSDLSTLNIDTDYQNLSTKYERNEYAVIHFQNGPVDNPIYTDTELVSQRESGSLYYKSIELSKLHDYVMKRQLSIENGFEKEFKESQQEFDDNKVDIVPGSEKINASYVDGWRTPREFIACEGPTFDSFNDMMRLIWNEKSRIVIMITNLIEGKQCKKYWPYLGHSKELGNLLLTNVKETDHKYYVLRNFKIQQVGEDDVIHNVYQYHFTEWSDKSVSSTVPHLLDFIKQFRKTQLNFDTESGPVIVHSSGGGRSGTMIAIAAMLDMSEKESKVDVFNFVRSMRQKCIQTVETKEQYAFIYAVLLEELFCGQTVIPVGDIQKIIQNHKLKTSSIFEYQLRTLNSLFPPPMDCLTSHGHTRQDGNKSQDVLFLTKDCFSTEVNSDDDVNASFIEHCKENCAYIVTRTPLADDTSVDFWRLIFDYKSDVIVQLNEMEDLTSTVYFPNEINQRRTFGEFTVTVKSTHQYEILTKKKIIIEKAKSERRIILYEVHQWPKHEPVPEVDAFVKFIMTIMQRSDVTLSPITVHCRDGVCRSGLFCLVYTVIQEMQDEKVVDVFQTLKALRSTCPTMVDSEVQYNFCYDIALCYMKTYQELK; encoded by the exons ATGTGTTTAG aaccTATACTCTGTTCGTCTGGATTTTTTGGtggtttgtgtaattttccATGTCATTGCAAAGATTCGGCAGATTGTACACGAGATGGAAGGTGTTCTAATGGATGCCATGAGGCTTGGTACGGACCAACATGCAGCACAG TATTACCGTATCGTTCTGAACCGCCAAATATTGTAAACCAGGCAGCAACCACTCTAACGTTTGACGTCACTTGGGTTCTTGGTGAAAACTATGGAACAGGAACAATTACAAATCGAAAGTTgtcatataggcctaaatcatcTCAGATGGATTCATTTATATCGATAATTAAACCGGATaaccatttatttattgttattgataaTCTCACTCCAAATATGCAATATCAATTCTACTCTCAATTTTCGAGGATGGTTGATGGTATCGAGGTAGATGGACCAAGAAGTACACTTGGAACAACAAACACAATCTGTTCAG AACCTTTAGAAGAACCTGGGATAGAATTGAAAGCTAATGAAGAATACCACGTCGTCTTAAGTTTAAAG CCAGTTTCTAGTGAATACGATCGAATCCAATGTAACTATATTCTTCGATATCAAGTGCAATACTCGGACATAGATGGAAATATACAAGATGTAGTCAACATATCAAGTAGCACTCAATTAGAAGTTGAACTATCCGGATTGTCAAGCTGTACAGATTATGTCGCATACGCTCGAGTTATTAATAACATGGAGATTGCTGGTAATTGGGGAGAAAATATAACGGTGCAAACAGCGCCATCGG TGCCATCAATAAAAAGCACTACATTTGGAAATGGATCATTGCTTATAAAATGGAATACTTCTACATGTGACATCCTTGACTATCATGTGACCTACCATTATGAACTGTCAGGTGATGGATTATTTCAGCAAGGAAACACTACAAAAACTGAAGTTTTATTTGACGAAGGAATAGAGTCATGTATAGAATATACATTCACAGTACTTGCGTCATACTTAAACGGTCATGGGACACCTGACAcaaagacatttatatttgGAACAAATTGTAACCTGTCAGACGAAAAGAAATTTCGATTCG GTTTAGCATGGATTTCACTGCTTGTTTCATTTATCGTTGTTGTTATTATCTTGATGATTCTTAAACG ACGAACTATCTCGACAAAAGAAACACTTTCTTCAACTAATCAATCGGATTTAAGCACATTAAACATAGATACAGATTATCAAAACTTGTCTACAAAATATGAACGGAATGAATATGCAgttattcattttcaaaatgGTCCTGTTGACAATCCCATCTATACAGATACTGAGCTTGTATCGCAACGGGAATCTGGATCTCTGTATTACAAATCAATTGAGCTATCAAAGTTACATGACTATGTGATGAAGCGCCAATTAAGCATTGAAAATGGTTTTGAGAAAGAATTTAAG GAATCCCAACAGGAGTTTGATGACAACAAGGTTGATATTGTTCCTGGATCGGAAAAAATAAATGCCTCGTATGTAGAT gGATGGCGTACACCACGCGAATTTATTGCATGCGAAG GGCCTACATTTGATTCGTTCAACGATATGATGAGACTGATCTGGAATGAGAAGTCTAGAATTGTCATCATGATTACAAATCTTATTGAAGGAAAACAG TGCAAAAAGTATTGGCCATACTTAGGCCATTCTAAAGAGTTGGGAAATCTTCTTTTAACGAACGTTAAAGAAACTGATCACAAATACTATGTCCTCCGAAACTTCAAAATTCAAcag GTTGGAGAAGATGATGTAATCCATAATGTGTATCAGTATCATTTTACTGAATGGTCAGACAAAAGTGTTTCCAGCACAGTCCCGCACCTGCTTGATTTCATCAAACAGTTTAGGAAAACTCAACTGAATTTTGATACAGAAAGTGGACCAGTCATCGTACACAG TTCGGGGGGCGGTAGAAGTGGAACCATGATAGCTATAGCAGCCATGTTGGATATGTCAGAAAAAGAATCGAAAGTAGATGTGTTCAATTTTGTACGAAGCATGAGACAGAAATGTATCCAAACGGTTGAAACAaag GAGCAGTATGCATTTATCTATGCAGTTCTACTTGAAGAGTTGTTCTGTGGGCAGACTGTGATTCCCGTGGGTgacatacaaaaaataatacaaaaccaCAAATTGAAAACTTCTTCAATTTTTGAATACCAACTAagg ACTTTAAACAGCTTGTTTCCACCTCCTATGGATTGTCTTACGTCACATGGACACACACGACAAGATGGAAACAAATCTCAagatgttttgtttt TAACAAAGGATTGCTTCAGTACAGAAGTTAACAGTGATGATGATGTTAACGCTTCGTTTATTGAG CATTGCAAGGAGAATTGTGCTTATATCGTTACGCGGACCCCATTGGCTGATGACACTAGTGTCGATTTCTGGCGTTTGATATTTGACTATAAATCTGACGTCATTGTACAACTAAATGAGATGGAAGATCTGACGAGTACAGTGTACTTCCCAAATGAGATCAACCAAAGAAGGACATTTGGTGAATTTACCGTCACTGTCAAGTCAACGCATCAGTACGAAATTTTGACCAAGAAAAAAATCATTATAGAAAAG gCTAAATCAGAACGACGAATCATTCTGTACGAGGTTCACCAATGGCCAAAACACGAACCTGTTCCCGAAGTTGATGCATTTGTTAAATTCATTATGACAATAATGCAGAGATCAGATGTCACATTATCACCAATCACTGTTCATTGCAG AGACGGTGTTTGTAGATCTGGATTATTCTGCCTAGTTTATACAGTGATTCAGGAAATGCAAGATGAAAAGGTAGTGGATGTATTTCAAACACTTAAAGCACTGCGGTCAACATGTCCTACTATGGTGGACTCCGAG GTCCAGTACAACTTTTGCTACGACATCGCCCTGTGTTATATGAAAACATACCAGGaactaaaataa
- the LOC140050047 gene encoding uncharacterized protein isoform X3, translating into MCLEPILCSSGFFGGLCNFPCHCKDSADCTRDGRCSNGCHEAWYGPTCSTVLPYRSEPPNIVNQAATTLTFDVTWVLGENYGTGTITNRKLSYRPKSSQMDSFISIIKPDNHLFIVIDNLTPNMQYQFYSQFSRMVDGIEVDGPRSTLGTTNTICSEPLEEPGIELKANEEYHVVLSLKPVSSEYDRIQCNYILRYQVQYSDIDGNIQDVVNISSSTQLEVELSGLSSCTDYVAYARVINNMEIAGNWGENITVQTAPSVPSIKSTTFGNGSLLIKWNTSTCDILDYHVTYHYELSGDGLFQQGNTTKTEVLFDEGIESCIEYTFTVLASYLNGHGTPDTKTFIFGTNCNLSDEKKFRFGLAWISLLVSFIVVVIILMILKRRTISTKETLSSTNQSDLSTLNIDTDYQNLSTKYERNEYAVIHFQNGPVDNPIYTDTELVSQRESGSLYYKSIELSKLHDYVMKRQLSIENGFEKEFKESQQEFDDNKVDIVPGSEKINASYVDGWRTPREFIACEGPTFDSFNDMMRLIWNEKSRIVIMITNLIEGKQQQCKKYWPYLGHSKELGNLLLTNVKETDHKYYVLRNFKIQQVGEDDVIHNVYQYHFTEWSDKSVSSTVPHLLDFIKQFRKTQLNFDTESGPVIVHSSGGGRSGTMIAIAAMLDMSEKESKVDVFNFVRSMRQKCIQTVETKEQYAFIYAVLLEELFCGQTVIPVGDIQKIIQNHKLKTSSIFEYQLRTLNSLFPPPMDCLTSHGHTRQDGNKSQDVLFLTKDCFSTEVNSDDDVNASFIEHCKENCAYIVTRTPLADDTSVDFWRLIFDYKSDVIVQLNEMEDLTSTVYFPNEINQRRTFGEFTVTVKSTHQYEILTKKKIIIEKAKSERRIILYEVHQWPKHEPVPEVDAFVKFIMTIMQRSDVTLSPITVHCRYNRN; encoded by the exons ATGTGTTTAG aaccTATACTCTGTTCGTCTGGATTTTTTGGtggtttgtgtaattttccATGTCATTGCAAAGATTCGGCAGATTGTACACGAGATGGAAGGTGTTCTAATGGATGCCATGAGGCTTGGTACGGACCAACATGCAGCACAG TATTACCGTATCGTTCTGAACCGCCAAATATTGTAAACCAGGCAGCAACCACTCTAACGTTTGACGTCACTTGGGTTCTTGGTGAAAACTATGGAACAGGAACAATTACAAATCGAAAGTTgtcatataggcctaaatcatcTCAGATGGATTCATTTATATCGATAATTAAACCGGATaaccatttatttattgttattgataaTCTCACTCCAAATATGCAATATCAATTCTACTCTCAATTTTCGAGGATGGTTGATGGTATCGAGGTAGATGGACCAAGAAGTACACTTGGAACAACAAACACAATCTGTTCAG AACCTTTAGAAGAACCTGGGATAGAATTGAAAGCTAATGAAGAATACCACGTCGTCTTAAGTTTAAAG CCAGTTTCTAGTGAATACGATCGAATCCAATGTAACTATATTCTTCGATATCAAGTGCAATACTCGGACATAGATGGAAATATACAAGATGTAGTCAACATATCAAGTAGCACTCAATTAGAAGTTGAACTATCCGGATTGTCAAGCTGTACAGATTATGTCGCATACGCTCGAGTTATTAATAACATGGAGATTGCTGGTAATTGGGGAGAAAATATAACGGTGCAAACAGCGCCATCGG TGCCATCAATAAAAAGCACTACATTTGGAAATGGATCATTGCTTATAAAATGGAATACTTCTACATGTGACATCCTTGACTATCATGTGACCTACCATTATGAACTGTCAGGTGATGGATTATTTCAGCAAGGAAACACTACAAAAACTGAAGTTTTATTTGACGAAGGAATAGAGTCATGTATAGAATATACATTCACAGTACTTGCGTCATACTTAAACGGTCATGGGACACCTGACAcaaagacatttatatttgGAACAAATTGTAACCTGTCAGACGAAAAGAAATTTCGATTCG GTTTAGCATGGATTTCACTGCTTGTTTCATTTATCGTTGTTGTTATTATCTTGATGATTCTTAAACG ACGAACTATCTCGACAAAAGAAACACTTTCTTCAACTAATCAATCGGATTTAAGCACATTAAACATAGATACAGATTATCAAAACTTGTCTACAAAATATGAACGGAATGAATATGCAgttattcattttcaaaatgGTCCTGTTGACAATCCCATCTATACAGATACTGAGCTTGTATCGCAACGGGAATCTGGATCTCTGTATTACAAATCAATTGAGCTATCAAAGTTACATGACTATGTGATGAAGCGCCAATTAAGCATTGAAAATGGTTTTGAGAAAGAATTTAAG GAATCCCAACAGGAGTTTGATGACAACAAGGTTGATATTGTTCCTGGATCGGAAAAAATAAATGCCTCGTATGTAGAT gGATGGCGTACACCACGCGAATTTATTGCATGCGAAG GGCCTACATTTGATTCGTTCAACGATATGATGAGACTGATCTGGAATGAGAAGTCTAGAATTGTCATCATGATTACAAATCTTATTGAAGGAAAACAG CAACAGTGCAAAAAGTATTGGCCATACTTAGGCCATTCTAAAGAGTTGGGAAATCTTCTTTTAACGAACGTTAAAGAAACTGATCACAAATACTATGTCCTCCGAAACTTCAAAATTCAAcag GTTGGAGAAGATGATGTAATCCATAATGTGTATCAGTATCATTTTACTGAATGGTCAGACAAAAGTGTTTCCAGCACAGTCCCGCACCTGCTTGATTTCATCAAACAGTTTAGGAAAACTCAACTGAATTTTGATACAGAAAGTGGACCAGTCATCGTACACAG TTCGGGGGGCGGTAGAAGTGGAACCATGATAGCTATAGCAGCCATGTTGGATATGTCAGAAAAAGAATCGAAAGTAGATGTGTTCAATTTTGTACGAAGCATGAGACAGAAATGTATCCAAACGGTTGAAACAaag GAGCAGTATGCATTTATCTATGCAGTTCTACTTGAAGAGTTGTTCTGTGGGCAGACTGTGATTCCCGTGGGTgacatacaaaaaataatacaaaaccaCAAATTGAAAACTTCTTCAATTTTTGAATACCAACTAagg ACTTTAAACAGCTTGTTTCCACCTCCTATGGATTGTCTTACGTCACATGGACACACACGACAAGATGGAAACAAATCTCAagatgttttgtttt TAACAAAGGATTGCTTCAGTACAGAAGTTAACAGTGATGATGATGTTAACGCTTCGTTTATTGAG CATTGCAAGGAGAATTGTGCTTATATCGTTACGCGGACCCCATTGGCTGATGACACTAGTGTCGATTTCTGGCGTTTGATATTTGACTATAAATCTGACGTCATTGTACAACTAAATGAGATGGAAGATCTGACGAGTACAGTGTACTTCCCAAATGAGATCAACCAAAGAAGGACATTTGGTGAATTTACCGTCACTGTCAAGTCAACGCATCAGTACGAAATTTTGACCAAGAAAAAAATCATTATAGAAAAG gCTAAATCAGAACGACGAATCATTCTGTACGAGGTTCACCAATGGCCAAAACACGAACCTGTTCCCGAAGTTGATGCATTTGTTAAATTCATTATGACAATAATGCAGAGATCAGATGTCACATTATCACCAATCACTGTTCATTGCAG